CCAACTCGGCCGGCCACTCGCTGGTGTTCGACCCCTACGATTTTGACTGGGAAGGCGATAACTTCCAGATGCCGGCCTGGAACGACCTCATCATCTACGAGCTGCACATCGGCACTTTTAACGCCAAAGAAGCCGGCCACCCCGGCACTTTCCGCGACGTCATCGAGCGGCTAGGCTACCTGCAGGGGTTGGGCGTGAACTGCATCGAGATAATGCCGGCCACTGAGTTTCCGGGAGCCTACTCGTGGGGCTACAACCCGTCGAACCCCTTCGCGCTGGAAAGCGACTACGGCGGGGCCGAGGCCTTTCGTGAGTTGGTGAAGGCCGCGCACCAGCACGGCATTGCCGTGATTCTGGACGTGGTGTACAATCACTTTGGCCCCGGCGACCTCGACCTCTGGCAGTTTGATGGCTGGCAGGAAAACGACGGCGGCGGCATTTATTTCTACAACGACTGGCGCGCCGAGACGCCTTGGGGCCACAACCGCCCCGACTACGGCCGCCCCGAGGTGCGCCGCTACATCCGCGACAATGCCCTGATGTGGCTCGAAGACTACCACTGCGACGGCCTGCGGATGGATGCCATCGCATTTATTCGCAACGTACACGGCGAGGAAGACCCCGGCGCCGACCTGCCCGACGGCTGGAGCCTGATGCGCTGGGTAAACGAGGAAATCAAAGCCCGCCAGCCCTGGAAAATTACGATTGCCGAAGACCTGCGCTCAAACCCCGCCATTACGGGGCCGCTGGAGCACGGTGGCGAGGGCTTCTCGGCCCAGTGGTCGGCCTCGTTTATTTATCCTATGCACCAGGCCCTCACGGCCTTTGCCGACGCCGACCGCGATATGCACGCCGTGGGTCGCGCCATCTGCACCGCTTACAATGGCGATGCTTTTCAGCGCGTTATCTACACCGAAAGCCACGATGAGGTAGCCAACGGCAAGAGCCGGCTGCCCGAAGAAATTGCCCCCGGCAACGTCGAAAGCTACTTTGCCAAGAAGCGCATGGTACTTGGCGCCGCGCTTACGCTCACCTCGCCCGGCATTCCGATGCTGTTTCAGGGGCAGGAATTTCTGGCGCCCGGCTCATTCAATGATACCGAGCCGCTGAACTGGGCCTGGGCCGAGGCCCACGCCGGCCTCACCCAGCTCTACCGCGACCTCATTGCGCTGCGGCGCAACCTGCGCGGCACTACGCCCGGCCTGCGCGGCCAGGGCTGCCACGTATTGCACGTTAATAATACCGACAAGGTAATTGCCTACGCCCGCTGGGACGGCAGCCCCGACAACGCCACCGTGGTTATTGCCAATTTTGCCAATCAGGCCCACGAAAACTACACCGTCGGCCTGCCCGCCGATGGCGAGTGGACGGTGCGCTTCAACTCCGACTGGGCAGGCTACGATGCTGATTTTCAGAATTTTCCCTGCTTCGGCACGCAGGCTGTAGGTGGGGAGTACGACGGCTACCCGCAGCACGGTAGCTTCGCGCTCGGGCCATATGCCGTGGTAGTCCTGTCGCGCAGCTAAGCGCAAGGTTTCGCGAAGTAAAAAGAGGTTTCGCTAGGGTGACTTGGAGGGCATTACCCCACCAGCCACCCTAGCGAAACCTCTTTTTACTTCGCGAAACCTTGCGCTAAACCGGCGCCTGGTCGTAGCGCTCGGTGGTGAGCTGCGGCCAGCCACCTTCAAACACGTACTCCGCTAAGGGCTTGCGCCCGCGCGGAGCCACTTCGCGCGCACGCAGGGCGTCGGGCAGCTGGTCGAGGGCGCCGGGGTAGCCGATGGTGAACACGGCCACAATCTCATACTCGGCCGGGATGCTGAAGCTAGCCCGCACGGCATCTTGCGAGAAGCCCGCCATCTGGTGAATTTGCAGGCCTAGCTCCACGGCCTGCACCGCCAGGGTGGCCGTGGCCTGGCCCACGTCGTGCACGGCGTAGCGGTTGGGGTTGCCATCGTGCGAAAACGTGGTCTTGGCCAGGCTCGCGGCCAGCACGGGGGCATTCTTTACCCACACCTGGTTGTACTCGCCCAGGGCACCCAACAGTTTAGCGAACGCCTCGGGGTGCGTCTCCTTACTGCCCACCAGGTAGCGCCAGGGCTGCTCGCCAAAGCACGAGGCGGCCGAGCCGGCGGCGGTAAAAAGCTGCTGGATTACCGCGGTCGGCACGGGCTGGCTGGTGTAGGCGCGCGGGCTGCGGCGCTGGGTCAGCTGCGGCAAGATGGGGTGCTCGGTGGGGAGTACGTTGGTGAGGTCGGACATAAAAAATGTTTCGTTTGACGGTCCTAAAGCTAATCGGCAGACTTTATGTTTTGGAGAAAGCACCGCTGCCGCGCGCTTTTTCGCGTAGGAATAACTACCGGGCCGGCTTACCTTGCCGCGCCTATTTCCCGCTCGTTCTCCCCTTGCTATGCAGCCTCAGCCCCACGCGCCCGAAGTTCTGTTTCCCGATTCCTTATTAATAGAAGTAGCCTGGGAGGTATGCAACCAGGTAGGCGGCATCTACACCGTTATCCGCTCGAAGGTGCCGGCCACTATGCCGGCCTGGGGTGGGCGCTACTGCTTGCTGGGGCCTTACTTTTCGCAGCAGGCCCAGGGTGAGTTTGAGGCCTACGACGACGACCAGCTGGCCGGCATGAACGACCCCTACGCCCAGGCCGTGCGCACGCTGCGTGCGCAGGGCATGGACATCTGCATCGGGGTGTGGCTCGTGACGGGCCGGCCCCGCGCCGTGCTCATTAACCCGTTTCAGAAATACGGGGAGCTAGCCGCGCTGAAAAGCGACCTTTGGCGCGACCACAAGATACCCTCGCCCGATAACGACGACCTGCTGCACCAGGTCATTGCCTTCGGGCACCTGGCCACGCAGTTTGTCGAAACCGTGGCCCGCCAGACGGTAGACCAGTGGAAGGTCATCACCCACTTTCACGAGTGGATGACGGGCGTGGCCATTCCGGAGCTGCGCCGCCGGCAGGTGCCGGCGCACCTGCTTTTTACGACGCACGCGACGCTGCTGGGCCGCTACCTGGCCATGAACGACCCCAACTTCTACGACAACCTGATGCTCGTAGACTGGCGCGCCCAGGCCCGGCACTTCAACATCGAGCCGGCCGTGAGTATGGAGCGCGCCGCCGCCCACGGCAGCCACGTGTTCACCACCGTGAGCGAGCTAACGGTGCGCGAGTGCATCTATTTGCTGGATAGAATACCCGATGCGGTGCTGCCCAATGGCCTGAATATCGAGCGTTTCGTGGCCCTGCACGAGTTTCAGAACCTG
The genomic region above belongs to Hymenobacter sp. BRD128 and contains:
- a CDS encoding alpha-amylase family glycosyl hydrolase, which encodes MPTPSLPKSKPAPAAKKAAPAATPQTASAASTKAVVSAAKPVVAQPVRDGFGALPHAQGTTFRVWAPAASAVSVIGTFNNWDKTASPLQAEEGGNWAADLPGVKPGAGYKFALQTPAGELTRNDPYARAVTNSAGHSLVFDPYDFDWEGDNFQMPAWNDLIIYELHIGTFNAKEAGHPGTFRDVIERLGYLQGLGVNCIEIMPATEFPGAYSWGYNPSNPFALESDYGGAEAFRELVKAAHQHGIAVILDVVYNHFGPGDLDLWQFDGWQENDGGGIYFYNDWRAETPWGHNRPDYGRPEVRRYIRDNALMWLEDYHCDGLRMDAIAFIRNVHGEEDPGADLPDGWSLMRWVNEEIKARQPWKITIAEDLRSNPAITGPLEHGGEGFSAQWSASFIYPMHQALTAFADADRDMHAVGRAICTAYNGDAFQRVIYTESHDEVANGKSRLPEEIAPGNVESYFAKKRMVLGAALTLTSPGIPMLFQGQEFLAPGSFNDTEPLNWAWAEAHAGLTQLYRDLIALRRNLRGTTPGLRGQGCHVLHVNNTDKVIAYARWDGSPDNATVVIANFANQAHENYTVGLPADGEWTVRFNSDWAGYDADFQNFPCFGTQAVGGEYDGYPQHGSFALGPYAVVVLSRS
- a CDS encoding nitroreductase family protein, whose amino-acid sequence is MSDLTNVLPTEHPILPQLTQRRSPRAYTSQPVPTAVIQQLFTAAGSAASCFGEQPWRYLVGSKETHPEAFAKLLGALGEYNQVWVKNAPVLAASLAKTTFSHDGNPNRYAVHDVGQATATLAVQAVELGLQIHQMAGFSQDAVRASFSIPAEYEIVAVFTIGYPGALDQLPDALRAREVAPRGRKPLAEYVFEGGWPQLTTERYDQAPV